The following coding sequences lie in one Polluticoccus soli genomic window:
- a CDS encoding 4'-phosphopantetheinyl transferase family protein, which translates to MPLYREWSSDPYSLAAIWKIEEPESFFLERTGMGELDIKNDKRRMERLAGRFLLKHLKEDFPILNIRPDEHDKPRIDDNQYYFSISHSWPYVAAVVSPYVECGIDIQVWHPKMEKLQNKFLSPEEQAFFRNDSKLITLAWSAKEAVYKWQGRRGIEFIDHLPVTGVEENGSDIDINIYCQLTGEKMKVKAKGTLEADFSLSYVVHSEIFHPF; encoded by the coding sequence ATGCCACTTTATCGTGAATGGAGCAGCGATCCATACAGCCTCGCGGCGATATGGAAGATCGAAGAGCCGGAAAGCTTCTTCCTGGAGCGCACTGGCATGGGCGAGCTGGATATAAAGAACGACAAGCGCCGCATGGAACGGCTGGCGGGCAGATTCCTCCTCAAACACCTGAAAGAGGACTTTCCCATACTAAACATCCGTCCAGACGAGCACGATAAGCCGCGAATAGACGATAACCAGTACTATTTCTCTATATCTCATTCCTGGCCATATGTGGCAGCGGTGGTTAGTCCTTATGTTGAGTGCGGCATCGACATCCAGGTCTGGCATCCGAAGATGGAAAAGCTGCAGAACAAGTTCCTGTCTCCTGAAGAGCAGGCCTTCTTCCGAAACGACTCTAAGCTGATCACCCTCGCCTGGAGCGCCAAGGAGGCAGTATATAAATGGCAGGGCCGTCGCGGCATCGAATTCATAGACCACCTTCCTGTAACCGGAGTTGAAGAAAACGGCAGTGATATTGATATTAATATTTATTGTCAATTAACTGGCGAAAAGATGAAGGTCAAGGCCAAAGGCACACTGGAAGCTGATTTCAGCCTGTCATATGTAGTTCATTCAGAAATATTTCATCCCTTCTAA